One genomic segment of Melitaea cinxia chromosome 19, ilMelCinx1.1, whole genome shotgun sequence includes these proteins:
- the LOC123662714 gene encoding uncharacterized protein LOC123662714, producing MAKDTILHEDDYTIHLTENDANVICIEKTYDEQTHLEQDMEMIDTNRKRMLHEADENTEEWQEVTKHAKKKVRVFDNNLEENLIQIGITSNKVLPKQFALAKILRENQIVNVSKVKYINPYKIRITFDTEFSAEKFLACQVFKDLGWRCQKSWEVGISYGIIKNIDKELSEEELIHSLLCDIEVLAVQRLNRRADDGWVPSETIKLTFKGPNIPKYVYLLDLRIKVEQYIFPVTQCSRCWRFGHTAKMCPSNKIICPKCTRNHPNCENNNFMCINCKGNHMPLDKICPIFKKEKRIREIMTEFNCSYLKAISMYVPQSPILPSTNLACSESKPTTKHVYAPTSTVPVICPEIESVDQEIPQTSGTQNTMNKKKKKKKRIKCAENVYADIEVASDSDNSVKSDYCINNDSEENWNCRSLKPKLKLFEDLLIREKVHIAALFLFLSKVLIQILFGQFL from the exons ATGGCTAAGGATACAATTTTGCATGAAGACGATTATACAATTCATTTGACGGAGAACGATGCTAACGTTATATGCATAGAAAAAACTTACGATGAACAAACACATTTGGAGCAAGATATGGAAATGATTGATACGAATAGAAAACGTATGTTACATGAGGCGGACGAAAATACAGAAGAGTGGCAAGAAGTTACTAAACATGCTAAGAAAAAGGTGAGGGTTTTCGATAACAATTTAGAAGAAAATCTTATTCAAATCGGAATTACGAGTAATAAAGTCTTGCCTAAACAATTTGCATTAGCAAAAATATTGCGAGAGAACCAAATTGTGAATGTCAGTAAGGTTAAATACATAAATCCGTATAAAATTCGAATAACATTTGATACAGAATTTAGTGCTGAAAAATTTTTAGCATGTCAAGTATTTAAAGATTTAGGATGGCGATGTCAAAAATCATGGGAAGTAGGAATATCAtatggaattattaaaaatatagacaaaGAACTGTCAGAAGAAGAATTAATTCATAGTTTACTTTGTGATATTGAAGTTTTAGCTGTACAACGTTTGAATCGTCGAGCAGACGATGGTTGGGTACCTAGTGAAACCATTAAACTAACGTTTAAAGGGCCGAATATACCGAAGTATGTATATCTTCTAGATCTGAGAATTAAAgtagaacaatatatatttccaGTCACTCAGTGTTCTCGTTGCTGGAGGTTTGGACATACAGCAAAAATGTGTCCATCCAACAAAATAATTTGCCCTAAGTGTACAAGAAATCATCCAAATtgtgagaataataattttatgtgcatTAATTGTAAGGGTAATCATATGCCCTTGGATAAAATCtgtcctatatttaaaaaagagaaaagGATTCGAGAAATAATGACAGAATTCAACTGTTCATATTTGAAAGCTATTAGTATGTATGTCCCCCAGTCCCCTATTTTGCCATCTACCAACTTAGCTTGCAGTGAATCAAAACCTACGACAAAGCATGTTTACGCTCCAACAAGCACAGTACCAGTAATTTGTCCTGAAATTGAATCTGTTGATCAGGAAATCCCTCAAACTTCTGGAACACAAAACACAATGaacaagaagaaaaagaagaaaaaacgtATTAAATGTGCTGAAAATGTATATGCAGACATAGAAGTAGCCTCTGATTCTGATAATAGTGTTAAAAGTGATTACTGTATTAATAATGATAGTGAGGAGAAT TGGAATTGTAGAAGTCTAAAACCAAAATTAAAGCTTTTTGAAGACCTGCTAATTCGAGAAAAGGTTCATATTGCTGCT TTGTTCCTATTCCTAAGCAAGGTTCTTATTCAGATACTTTTCGGCCAATTTCTCTAA
- the LOC123662713 gene encoding protein piccolo has translation MSGKYLHQKEGQRPEPPLQPNPPSTARGLAGPVRCNGGAVMANGGAEAGAKPGAEASAEAGAGENAGRGADLERAYVHDVYEQAGEDDAPSSPAPAVRSFLSDLEPGSLVCDVGCGNGKYLSVNPSVFAVGGDRCTRLATQAHHHNNEVVVCDNMSLPFRDESFDAVLSIAVVHHFATVERRAMALRELARITRIGGRLLLTVWAMEHEGRNFHSQDVLIPWHRPATLCPPPPAPRFLSVEYEHYSEPWKSRDGSPGSSSLSSPNETCYSFVRRALQRLAGRRSFLPSWTISNRTTQRQCTRPEPPAADLPIELRRLDEVLPPRLVSQPSESSTMKSRSLTDIADIERRSLVRSRSSLPSLGGEECEPVIIDQADQPATEQRKKPRLVKQKKSINEDDAEEDLDKHTDMKSMVEEMPNFKIHTQKLHSKKPGVIKQTSLNEELMSVERLREKEHLRKNIQKQASLNEEYLFHRPGALDSIRDSIFSTSATTAKKFQSLKNGLTNKFKTSTTNIDKVTVFVRMLQGWKSHGPVPEVPTPSDNNPTNEKNYPERRHSREDGSDSSKDSSLQSDTSVDSEDSFASVIYVPKADGSGDPLSPTPLSPGPTSPRLKVSSVPTSPRLKNSPGLPSPRIKQVFPLIRPPSSPNTVQTPGAVHNKILVAQYSLKNYSTSNSTTVFPLKPQSKSQPNSPPKSEPDDNILKQEIQTVVQKITPIEIFEEIDPIPPIKEEEETPTEVTKELIDEINKDIEEIHKLTAETNDIKPQVLLQDVKPYPKITLQTVAELPEIPQFKPKTSNKSPTNDSLDSRAAEKKRKERIRQIKEMLNKGIPGVNMSRRPPFPIVRSTSKAEPIAKSHPKLMSLELFNPATDDMDSDSSGVSSPDSVDSVISVIPDELRKTALEKDLKDPPTLEVIKSEDVNTSDKSPSVSSTSQSLIEAVAEVAHSLDETCETVIQSSPRSKRKHLETIESAEAIAIVQGASSSSSSSNWSLNKLSPGDLRLLEEKSRSQSHTSSSGSSSSLERLSPGRRSKDRSPKQGSTSNSTWSLNRLSPNRPEGRSLDENFSKTHRSPTRLPYDSLSISSTDSEKSISKSESFNRIQNEPLITCKSDMLAKEDDWVTDQQDRNQHLTEFAEKLSEKLLQEIDQYSKRINEEDFDLPSSSSSEKSISLRLKREEEDRNTQKMLDELSDSLSHLEHPNNKLNNEYQGPGKIIGENFRYINPIHDTQESDINKLFPKCSTKTKSKKRSKDVDPIINKYRELKKSMKVMSEEDIYLNNCANIQYNVKPITDEKTPDIDTKNPDDDSAISSSNGNPEITIESGTYDTSQSLETGYSLESEISVDSLCTSTDKRSSLKVGQSTDSSDLDKMEISPESITSRSSTSTAPLKSGFSIESSDTSAGSDWSRRDKTGSTASLGCSSLASLPSCSDYSKDKKFLETRSSSEETATGPVTSSRPMPHAPLLPSLSDGSDSLPSEGGAVTYHRYYHVFKKGELDQLIEKYVESLHVVSSYYDQASWCVIAEKVQVWTI, from the exons ATGTCCGGAAAGTACCTCCACCAGAaggaaggtcagcggcccgaaccgccgctTCAGCCCAatccaccgtccactgcccggggactgGCGGGGCCAG TGCGGTGCAATGGCGGTGCGGTGATGGCGAATGGCGGCGCGGAAGCGGGCGCGAAGCCGGGAGCGGAGGCGAGCGCGGAAGCGGGGGCGGGCGAGAACGCAGGGCGAGGCGCGGATCTCGAGCGCGCCTATGTTCACGACGTGTACGAACAAGCGGGCGAGGACGACGCGCCCTCATCACCCGCGCCCGCTGTACGCTCCTTCCTTAGCGACCTCGAGCCCGGCAGCCTGGTCTGCGATGTTG GATGCGGTAATGGGAAGTATTTAAGCGTGAATCCGTCCGTGTTCGCGGTGGGAGGAGACCGCTGCACGCGATTAGCCACGCAAGCGCACCACCACAATAATGAG GTGGTTGTATGTGACAACATGAGCTTGCCATTCCGCGATGAATCCTTTGACGCAGTTCTATCGATTGCGGTAGTTCACCATTTTGCGACGGTCGAACGCCGTGCGATGGCTCTGCGAGAACTCGCTAGGATAACAAGAATAGGTGGTCGATTACTATTAACTGTTTGGGCGATGGAACATGAAGGAAGAAACTTTCATTCACAG gaTGTTTTAATACCATGGCATCGCCCTGCAACGTTATGTCCACCACCTCCTGCGCCACGATTTCTTTCAGTTGAATATGAACA ttATTCAGAACCATGGAAGAGTCGTGACGGTTCTCCAGGATCATCATCGCTTTCGTCACCAAATGAAACATGTTATTCATTTGTAAGACGAGCGCTCCAGAGGCTGGCTGGACGTCGCTCTTTTCTACCTTCTTGGACTATTAGTAATAGAACGACACAGAGACAGTGCACACGTCCTGAACCTCCAGCAGCGGATTTACCGATAGAGTTGAGGCGATTAGATGAAGTTTTACCACCAAGACTTGTATCACAACCATCTGAGTCATCAACAATGAAGTCACGTAGCTTAACAGACATAGCTGATATAGAAAGGCGTTCACTAGTAAGATCGAGATCCAGTTTACCAAGTTTAGGTGGTGAAGAATGTGAACCAGTCATAATAGATCAAGCAGATCAACCAGCCACCGAACAACGTAAAAAACCTCGATTAGTTAAACAAAAGAAATCGATAAACGAAGACGACGCTGAAGAAGACCTTGATAAACATACAGACATGAAGAGTATGGTTGAGGAAATGCCTAATTTCAAAATTCATACACAAAAGTTACATTCGAAAAAACCTGGCGTTATCAAACAGACTTCTTTAAATGAGGAGCTGATGTCTGTGGAACGATTACGAGAAAAGGAGCACCtcagaaaaaatatacaaaaacaagcGTCTTTAAATGAAGAATACTTATTCCACAGACCGGGAGCTCTAGATTCAATCCGTGATTCGATTTTCTCTACATCAGCAACGACTGCAAAAAAATTTCAATCATTAAAAAATGGCCTTACTAATAAATTCAAAACCTCTACAACGAATATTGATAAAGTAACCGTGTTCGTGAGAATGCTTCAAGGTTGGAAGAGTCACGGACCAGTGCCAGAAGTTCCTACACCGAGTGACAATAATCCAACAAATGAGAAAAATTATCCTGAAAGAAGACATTCTCGAGAAGATGGTTCAGACTCATCTAAGGACAGTAGTCTCCAAAGTGACACAAGTGTAGATTCAGAAGATAGCTTTGCTTCAGTTATATACGTACCTAAAGCTGATGGTTCCGGGGATCCTTTATCTCCAACTCCATTGTCTCCAGGACCTACTTCTCCACGACTTAAGGTATCATCAGTTCCAACATCACCAAGATTAAAAAATTCACCAGGTTTACCATCTCCTAGAATTAAACAAGTATTTCCATTAATACGGCCACCTTCATCACCAAATACAGTTCAAACGCCTGGCGCAGtgcataataaaattttggtaGCACAATACAGTTTGAAAAACTATTCAACTTCAAACAGTACGACTGTATTTCCTTTAAAGCCACAATCTAAGAGCCAACCCAATTCGCCTCCAAAATCAGAACCAGATGATAATATCTTAAAACAGGAAATACAAACTgttgtacaaaaaattacacCCATTGAGATATTTGAAGAAATCGACCCGATCCCGccaataaaagaagaagaagaaacgCCAACTGAAGTGACAAAAGAATTAATTGACGAAATTAACAAAGACATTGAAGAAATACACAAGCTAACCGCAGAAACTAATGATATTAAACCTCAAGTACTTTTACAAGATGTAAAACCATATCCAAAGATCACCTTGCAAACGGTTGCAGAACTTCCAGAAATACCACAATTTAAACCTAAAACCTCAAACAAATCGCCAACAAATGATAGTTTAGACTCAAGAGcagctgaaaaaaaaagaaaagaaagaataCGACAAATTAAGGAAATGTTAAATAAAGGTATTCCGGGTGTAAATATGAGTAGACGACCGCCATTCCCAATAGTACGTAGTACAAGTAAAGCAGAACCGATTGCTAAGAGTCACCCTAAACTTATGTCACTAGAGCTGTTTAATCCAGCAACTGATGATATGGATAGTGACTCAAGTGGTGTTTCCTCACCAGACTCTGTTGACAGCGTTATTAGCGTTATTCCAGACGAACTTCGAAAAACTGCGTTAGAAAAAG ATTTGAAAGATCCGCCAACATTAGAAGTTATAAAAAGTGAAGACGTTAATACATCTGATAAATCACCATCAGTATCCAGTACATCTCAAAGCCTAATAGAAGCTGTAGCTGAAGTTGCTCACTCGTTAGATGAAACATGTGAAACTGTAATTCAGTCAAGTCCAAGATCTAAGCGGAAACATTTAGAAACAATTGAGAGTGCTGAAGCTATAGCAATTGTTCAAGGTGCTTCCAGTAGTAGTAGCAGCAGTAATtggagtttaaataaattatctccGGGTGATTTAAGGTTACTTGAAGAGAAATCAAGGTCTCAATCTCACACAAGCTCTAGTGGCAGTTCGTCTAGCTTAGAGCGTCTATCTCCAGGTCGAAGGTCTAAAGATCGTTCACCAAAGCAAGGTAGTACTAGCAACTCTACATGGAGTTTAAATAGGCTTTCTCCAAATCGCCCAGAAGGACGATCATTAGACGAAAATTTTAGTAAGACTCACAGAAGTCCTACTAGATTACCATATGATTCATTATCAATATCTAGCACGGATTCAGAAAAATCAATTTCTAAATCAGAAAGCTTTAACAGGATACAAAACGAACCATTGATAACGTGTAAATCGGATATGCTAGCTAAAGAAGACGATTGGGTAACGGACCAACAAGATCGAAATCAACATTTAACAGAATTTGCTGAAAAGTTAAGTGAAAAACTGTTGCAAGAAATCGACCAATATTCAAAACGCATCAACGAAGAAGACTTTGATCTTCCAAGTAGTAGCAGTAGTGAAAAAAGTATATCCCTTAGGTTAAAACGGGAAGAAGAAGATAGAAACACTCAAAAAATGCTAGATGAATTATCTGATAGTTTGAGTCACCTTGAACATCCaaacaacaaattaaataatgaataccAAGGACCAGGCAAGATAATAGGAGAAAACTTTAGATATATTAATCCAATACACGATACCCAAGAATCTGATATTAATAAACTGTTTCCAAAATGTAGTACCAAGACGAAAAGCAAAAAGAGGTCAAAAGATGTAGatccaataataaataaatacagagaACTCAAAAAGTCTATGAAAGTAATGAGTGAGGAGGATATTTATCTGAACAATTGTGCCAACATTCAGTACAATGTTAAACCAATTACGGATGAAAAAACTCCAGATATCGATACCAAAAACCCAGATGACGATAGTGCCATTTCATCTAGCAATGGTAATCCTGAAATAACTATCGAATCTGGTACCTACGACACAAGTCAATCACTAGAAACTGGTTATTCTTTGGAATCAGAAATAAGTGTTGACTCACTATGCACGAGCACAGACAAGCGATCATCATTAAAGGTCGGACAATCTACAGATTCAAGTGATTTAGATAAAATGGAAATAAGTCCTGAATCAATAACATCGAGGTCGAGCACTAGTACTGCGCCTTTGAAATCAGGATTCTCTATCGAATCAAGTGATACATCGGCAGGCAGTGACTGGAGTCGTCGTGACAAAACTGGAAGTACTGCATCGCTAGGATGTTCAAGTTTAGCATCCTTACCATCATGCAGTGACTATTCCAAAGACAAAAAGTTCTTAGAAACTCGTTCCTCGTCCGAAGAGACTGCTACTGGTCCAGTGACGTCCTCTCGTCCCATGCCTCACGCTCCTCTATTGCCTTCATTGAGTGACGGTTCAGACAGTTTGCCATCTGAAGGAGGCGCTGTTACATACCACAGATATTACCACGTTTTTAAGAAAGGTGAATTGGATCagttaattgaaaaatatgtgGAAAGTCTTCATGTCGTATCGTCGTACTACGATCAGGCGAGTTGGTGTGTTATCGCGGAGAAAGTTCAAGTGTGGACTATTTAA